In the genome of Kitasatospora cathayae, one region contains:
- a CDS encoding type I polyketide synthase codes for MSEPEQDKVVEYLRRVTADLKRSRQRVRELEDREHEPIAIIGMACRYPGGVRSPEDLWRLVAEGGDAMSEFPTDRGWPADLHHPDPDHPGTTYARAGGFLHRAGEFDAGFFGISPREALAMDPQQRQLLETAWTVAESAGIDPLALSGSDTGVFVGAMYQNYALRKGEVPEEVEGYLISGSADSVVSGRVSYALGLVGPAVTVDTACSSSLVALHLAAQALRNGECSLAMAGGVTVMSTPTLFLEFSRQRGLSADGRCKSFAAAADGTGWSEGVGLVLLERLSDAQRNGHRVLAVVRGSAVNQDGASNGLTAPNGPSQRRVIRRALANARLTPLDVDAVEAHGTGTRLGDPIEAEALLATYGRDRPADRPLRLGSVKSNLGHTQAAAGVAGVIKMVLALRHGLLPKTLHVDAPSPDVDWDSGGVELLTEPMAWPETGRPRRAAVSAFGISGTNAHVVLEQAPVEAAPVEAPEQAPVEAAPEPSGRARGATAGGVVPWVVSARGAEALRTQAGRLAEFLAAGPGPDPVDVAWSLATTRAALEDRAVVLGGDPEQLLAGLRAVAAGAEHPAVVRAAGPAGAGRGVAFLFTGQGSQRAGMGAGLAEAYPVFATALDEVCAELDPLLGVSLREAITTGTAADGRSLDRTDLTQPALFAVQVALVRLAESWGIRPAAVAGHSIGELTAAYVAGVWSLPDACAVVAARGRLMQALPSGGAMLAVQADRERVAAWVAEQAPGVDGELAIAAVNGPSSVVVSGRARAVEAVGRAAREAGCRTKALTVSHAFHSPLMRPMLDAFAEVLATVATRPPVLPGVAAVTGQWSDGDSWGSPAYWAEQVCAPVRFADVAATLLADGFDTCLEAGPDGVLSALVTETAEHLGAAQRTDSQEAADGSPDGSADAWRPRAPLAVPLLRRGRPERAAALAAAAALFAAGAPVDWAGLLRAGSDDRPGPVELPTYAFRTDRYWLPAETEETEEAEGAVGTGGAGPADTEFWRLVEQGDLDGLTDALQVTGDVPLSRALPALSTWHRSRRADEQAAQWLYRARWQRLPAAPAVVPGRWLVVVPDAPGERAWSTAVVEALRGHVEPVVVPLGERATLADRLRAVLAEGPRPAGLLCLAGVDERPEPGHPEVTRGLADTLAVLQSAPGLGLPVWPATREAVAATPQDGLAGFAQAPVWGLGQVARLEQPQCWGGLVDLPAEPDGTTGALLAAVLSGTARPGGEDQAAIRRAAVHVRRLVRHRPAAPSSPWRPSGTVLVTGGTGALGAEVARWLAREGAGHLVLTSRRGPDAPGAADLAAELTALGAEVTVAACDAADGEALAALLDTLPAPLTAVVHAAGVLDDGVLAALTPARLAEVARAKAVAALNLHRLTLGAELSAFVLFSSVAGTLGSAGQGNYAAANAFLDALAERRMRDGLPATSIAWGPWAGAGMAAGEGVREKLARFAVEPMAARPALAALRTAVGSGAATVAVADVRWARLVAGGTPPPLLAELPEARPAPGAPAPARTRLADLPPARLDRALRELVAEKAAQALGHQDSSALAADRSFRELGLDSLTAVELRNALAGALGVALPPTLAFDHPTPQALAAHLRTLLRPAPAPAADRDLPAGARPTAEDPIAIVSMDCRFPGGVTGPDEFWELLAAGRDTVTGFPTDRGWDLAALYHPDPDHPGTSYTRHGAFLDAPDRFDAAFFGIGAREAAAMDPQQRLLLEISWRAVERAGLDPLSLRESRTGVFIGTNGQDYLSFLDGIPDGLAGYLGTGNAASVLSGRIAYTLGLHGPALSVDTACSSGLVALHLAANSLRTGECSLALVGAATVMSSPGVFVDFSRQRGLAEDGRCKAFAAAADGTGWGEGAGVLLLERLSDARRNGHPVLAVLRGTAVNQDGASNGLTAPNGPAQQRVIGAALAAAGLAPDEVDAVEAHGTGTTLGDPIEAQALLATYGQGRPADRPLHLGSVKSNIGHTQAAAGLAGLIKMVLALRHGLLPRTLHVDAPSPHVDWSTGAVSLLTEPVAWPETGRPRRAAVSAFGISGTNAHVILEHAPEPAPAEAPARPSPSHPSSPSSPVPIPLSARSTAALRAQARLLRGHLDAHPGQSLADLGHSLATGRAALTHRAVLLAEDRAGLATGLAALEVGRPAAGLLDGRVAPTAPVAFLFTGQGSQRPGMGRELYESFEVFRASFDETCAALEARLGHPLREVVLAPAGSAEAGPLDRTGYAQAALFALEVSLHRLVGALGLRPDLVAGHSVGELAAAHAAGVFDLDDAAALVAARARLMQQLPPGGAMVAVEAGEQEIAELVADRAGQVSVAAVNGPTATVLSGDEDAVLELAARLAERGRRTKRLRVSHAFHSPRMDDMLAAFRAEAERISYRAPDLPLVSNLTGDLADPAELATADYWVRHVRHAVRFADGVRSLERQGARTFVELGPDGVLSALARDCLVDPGAARTVPLLRADRPDRAALTAALAQLYVHGLPVELDGLCEGGRRVDLPVYPFQGRVHRLTATRSLTRSPAAPATAGAAPTADPLVEEKPDEAETGAEALRRRLRETPVAARTDLLADLVTGQLAAVLGEVEEMARSGEAFSERGLTSLGMAELRNRLHETTGVRLAPSAIVDHPTPVALAGYLAARIVESLPVDELPVAQVPPADRPETAPPAAGPAGSPLVTLFRQASLAGRAGEGLRLLAAAARLRDQPDGPPAAPRRDRFATGPADPPLVCFPSLVAPAHAYQYARFAAPFRGLRELTVLSPSGYAPGETLPDTLAELVGQQVAAVRAEHGDRPVALLGYSSGGWLAQAVAEALAEDGGAPSAVVLLDTHLPGSAGLTALESAIFGALADRADVVELTTDTGLSAMGRHFELFRDWRPAPVASPTLLVRATSPLAGTPEDRPAPLASWPHRHRTVDVPGDHLTIIGDSAASTGRAVETWLSGAERERATR; via the coding sequence GTGTCAGAGCCGGAGCAGGACAAGGTCGTCGAGTACCTGCGGCGGGTCACCGCGGACCTCAAGAGGTCCCGGCAGCGGGTGCGCGAACTGGAGGACCGGGAGCACGAGCCGATCGCGATCATCGGCATGGCCTGCCGCTACCCGGGCGGGGTCCGGTCGCCGGAGGACCTCTGGCGGCTGGTCGCCGAGGGCGGCGACGCGATGTCGGAGTTCCCGACGGACCGCGGCTGGCCGGCCGACCTCCACCACCCGGACCCGGACCACCCCGGCACCACCTACGCGCGGGCCGGCGGGTTCCTCCACCGGGCCGGGGAGTTCGACGCGGGCTTCTTCGGGATCTCGCCGCGCGAGGCGCTGGCCATGGACCCGCAGCAGCGCCAGCTCCTGGAGACGGCGTGGACGGTCGCGGAGAGCGCGGGCATCGACCCGCTCGCGCTGTCCGGTAGCGACACCGGCGTCTTCGTCGGCGCGATGTACCAGAACTACGCGCTGCGCAAGGGCGAGGTGCCCGAGGAGGTGGAGGGCTACCTGATCAGCGGCAGCGCGGACAGCGTGGTCTCCGGCCGGGTCTCCTACGCGCTCGGCCTGGTCGGCCCCGCCGTCACGGTGGACACCGCCTGCTCCTCCTCGCTGGTGGCCCTGCACCTGGCCGCCCAGGCGCTGCGCAACGGCGAGTGCTCGCTCGCGATGGCCGGCGGGGTCACCGTGATGTCCACACCGACCCTGTTCCTGGAGTTCTCCCGGCAGCGGGGGCTGTCCGCGGACGGGCGGTGCAAGTCCTTCGCGGCCGCCGCGGACGGCACCGGCTGGTCCGAGGGGGTCGGCCTGGTGCTGCTGGAACGGCTCTCCGACGCGCAGCGCAACGGTCACCGGGTGCTGGCGGTGGTGCGCGGCAGCGCGGTCAACCAGGACGGCGCTTCGAACGGCCTGACCGCCCCCAACGGGCCGTCCCAGCGCCGGGTGATCCGCCGCGCGCTGGCCAACGCGCGGCTGACCCCGCTGGACGTGGACGCGGTGGAGGCGCACGGCACCGGCACCAGGCTCGGCGACCCGATCGAGGCCGAGGCCCTGCTCGCCACCTACGGCCGGGACCGCCCGGCCGACCGGCCGCTGCGCCTCGGCTCGGTGAAGTCCAACCTCGGGCACACCCAGGCCGCCGCCGGCGTCGCCGGTGTGATCAAGATGGTGCTGGCGCTGCGGCACGGCCTGCTGCCGAAGACGCTGCACGTGGACGCGCCCTCCCCGGACGTGGACTGGGACTCCGGCGGGGTCGAGCTGCTGACCGAGCCGATGGCCTGGCCGGAGACCGGACGGCCGCGCCGGGCGGCGGTCTCCGCGTTCGGGATCAGCGGCACCAACGCCCACGTGGTGCTGGAGCAGGCGCCCGTCGAGGCGGCGCCCGTCGAGGCCCCGGAGCAGGCGCCCGTCGAGGCGGCCCCGGAGCCGTCCGGGCGGGCCCGCGGCGCGACCGCCGGCGGCGTGGTGCCGTGGGTGGTCTCCGCCCGGGGCGCGGAGGCGCTGCGCACCCAGGCCGGTCGGCTGGCCGAGTTCCTCGCCGCCGGGCCCGGGCCCGACCCGGTCGACGTCGCGTGGTCGCTGGCGACCACCCGCGCGGCGCTGGAGGACCGCGCCGTGGTGCTGGGCGGCGACCCGGAGCAGTTGCTGGCCGGGCTGCGGGCGGTCGCGGCGGGCGCCGAGCACCCGGCGGTGGTCCGCGCCGCCGGTCCGGCCGGGGCCGGGCGCGGGGTGGCCTTCCTGTTCACCGGGCAGGGTTCGCAACGGGCGGGCATGGGAGCCGGGTTGGCCGAGGCGTACCCGGTCTTCGCGACCGCGCTCGACGAGGTCTGCGCCGAACTCGACCCGCTGCTCGGGGTTTCGCTGCGCGAGGCGATCACCACCGGGACCGCCGCCGACGGCCGCTCGCTGGACCGGACCGACCTGACCCAGCCGGCGCTGTTCGCCGTCCAGGTCGCGCTGGTCAGGCTGGCGGAGTCCTGGGGCATCCGGCCGGCGGCCGTGGCCGGCCACTCGATCGGCGAGCTGACGGCCGCGTACGTCGCGGGCGTGTGGTCGCTGCCGGACGCCTGCGCCGTGGTGGCCGCCCGCGGCCGGCTGATGCAGGCGCTGCCGTCCGGCGGCGCGATGCTCGCCGTGCAGGCGGACCGGGAGCGAGTGGCGGCCTGGGTGGCCGAGCAGGCGCCCGGCGTCGACGGCGAGTTGGCGATCGCCGCCGTCAACGGCCCGTCCTCCGTGGTGGTTTCGGGTCGGGCGCGGGCGGTCGAGGCGGTCGGCCGGGCGGCGCGCGAGGCCGGCTGCCGGACCAAGGCGCTCACCGTCAGCCACGCCTTCCACTCACCGCTGATGCGGCCGATGCTCGACGCCTTCGCCGAGGTGCTGGCCACCGTCGCGACCCGGCCGCCGGTGCTGCCCGGGGTCGCCGCGGTGACCGGGCAGTGGAGCGACGGCGACTCGTGGGGCTCCCCCGCCTACTGGGCCGAACAGGTCTGCGCGCCGGTGCGGTTCGCGGACGTGGCCGCCACCCTGCTCGCCGACGGCTTCGACACCTGCCTGGAGGCCGGTCCCGACGGTGTGCTCTCGGCGCTGGTCACCGAGACCGCGGAGCACCTCGGGGCCGCGCAGCGCACCGACTCCCAGGAGGCTGCCGACGGCTCCCCGGACGGCTCCGCGGACGCCTGGCGCCCGCGTGCCCCGCTGGCCGTCCCGCTGCTGCGCCGCGGCCGCCCGGAGCGCGCCGCCGCGCTGGCCGCGGCCGCCGCACTGTTCGCCGCCGGGGCGCCGGTCGACTGGGCCGGGCTCCTCCGGGCCGGCTCCGACGACCGGCCCGGGCCGGTCGAGCTGCCGACCTACGCCTTCCGCACCGACCGGTACTGGCTCCCCGCGGAGACCGAGGAGACCGAGGAGGCCGAGGGAGCCGTCGGGACGGGCGGTGCTGGTCCGGCCGACACCGAGTTCTGGCGCCTGGTCGAGCAGGGGGACCTCGACGGACTCACCGACGCCCTGCAGGTGACCGGGGACGTTCCGCTGAGCCGCGCGCTGCCGGCGCTCTCCACCTGGCACCGCTCCCGCCGCGCGGACGAGCAGGCGGCGCAGTGGCTCTACCGCGCGCGCTGGCAGCGCCTGCCCGCCGCCCCGGCCGTCGTCCCCGGGCGCTGGCTGGTCGTCGTCCCGGACGCCCCCGGGGAGCGGGCCTGGTCGACGGCGGTGGTCGAGGCGCTGCGCGGGCACGTCGAGCCGGTCGTGGTCCCGCTGGGCGAGCGGGCGACGCTGGCCGACCGGCTGCGCGCCGTCCTCGCCGAAGGGCCGCGACCGGCCGGACTGCTCTGCCTGGCGGGTGTCGACGAGCGGCCGGAACCGGGCCACCCGGAGGTCACCCGCGGTCTCGCCGACACCCTCGCCGTCCTCCAGTCCGCACCGGGCCTCGGACTCCCGGTGTGGCCGGCGACCAGGGAGGCGGTGGCGGCGACCCCGCAGGACGGCCTGGCCGGCTTCGCCCAGGCCCCGGTGTGGGGCCTGGGCCAGGTGGCCCGGCTGGAGCAACCGCAGTGCTGGGGCGGGCTGGTGGACCTGCCGGCCGAGCCGGACGGGACCACCGGTGCCCTGCTGGCCGCCGTGCTCTCCGGTACGGCCCGGCCGGGCGGCGAGGACCAGGCGGCGATCCGCCGCGCGGCCGTCCACGTCCGCCGGCTGGTCCGCCACCGGCCCGCCGCCCCGTCGTCGCCATGGCGCCCGTCCGGCACCGTCCTGGTGACCGGCGGTACGGGCGCGCTCGGCGCCGAGGTCGCCCGCTGGCTCGCCCGGGAGGGCGCCGGGCACCTGGTGCTCACCAGCCGCCGGGGACCGGACGCGCCGGGGGCCGCGGACCTCGCCGCCGAACTGACCGCGCTGGGCGCCGAGGTGACCGTCGCGGCCTGCGACGCGGCGGACGGCGAGGCGCTCGCCGCGCTGCTGGACACCCTGCCCGCCCCGCTCACCGCCGTCGTGCACGCCGCCGGCGTCCTGGACGACGGGGTGCTCGCCGCGCTCACCCCCGCCCGGCTCGCCGAGGTGGCCAGGGCCAAGGCCGTCGCCGCGCTCAACCTGCACCGGCTCACCCTCGGTGCCGAGCTGTCGGCCTTCGTGCTGTTCTCCTCCGTCGCCGGCACGCTGGGCAGCGCGGGGCAGGGCAACTACGCGGCGGCCAACGCCTTCCTCGACGCTCTGGCCGAGCGCCGGATGCGGGACGGCCTGCCCGCCACCTCGATCGCCTGGGGTCCCTGGGCCGGGGCCGGGATGGCGGCGGGGGAGGGGGTCCGGGAGAAGCTGGCCCGGTTCGCGGTCGAGCCGATGGCGGCCCGGCCCGCTCTCGCCGCGCTGCGGACGGCCGTGGGCAGTGGCGCGGCCACCGTCGCCGTCGCCGACGTCCGGTGGGCGCGGCTGGTCGCCGGAGGCACCCCGCCGCCGCTGCTCGCCGAGCTGCCGGAGGCCCGACCGGCCCCCGGCGCCCCGGCCCCCGCGCGGACCCGGCTCGCCGATCTGCCGCCCGCCCGACTCGACCGCGCACTGCGCGAGTTGGTGGCGGAGAAGGCGGCGCAGGCGCTGGGCCACCAGGACAGCTCGGCGCTCGCGGCCGACAGGTCGTTCCGCGAACTCGGGCTCGACTCGCTGACCGCCGTCGAACTGCGCAACGCGCTGGCCGGCGCCCTCGGGGTGGCCCTGCCGCCCACCCTCGCCTTCGACCACCCCACCCCGCAGGCCCTCGCCGCGCACCTGCGCACCCTGCTGCGGCCGGCCCCGGCACCCGCCGCCGACCGTGACCTCCCGGCCGGTGCGCGTCCGACCGCCGAGGACCCGATCGCCATCGTCTCGATGGACTGCCGCTTCCCCGGTGGTGTCACCGGCCCGGACGAGTTCTGGGAGCTGCTGGCGGCCGGGCGCGACACCGTCACCGGGTTCCCCACCGACCGCGGCTGGGACCTGGCCGCCCTCTACCACCCCGACCCGGACCACCCCGGCACCAGCTACACCCGCCACGGCGCCTTCCTCGACGCCCCCGACCGCTTCGACGCCGCCTTCTTCGGCATCGGCGCGCGCGAGGCGGCGGCCATGGACCCGCAGCAGCGGCTGCTGCTGGAGATCTCCTGGCGGGCCGTGGAACGCGCGGGCCTGGACCCGCTCTCGCTGCGGGAGAGCCGCACCGGGGTCTTCATCGGCACCAACGGGCAGGACTACCTGTCCTTCCTCGACGGGATCCCGGACGGGCTGGCCGGCTACCTCGGCACCGGCAACGCGGCCAGCGTGCTCTCCGGCCGGATCGCCTACACCCTCGGCCTGCACGGCCCGGCGCTCAGCGTGGACACCGCCTGCTCCTCCGGGCTGGTGGCCCTGCACCTCGCCGCCAACTCGCTGCGCACGGGCGAGTGTTCGCTGGCCCTGGTCGGCGCGGCGACGGTGATGTCCAGCCCGGGCGTCTTCGTGGACTTCAGTCGCCAGCGCGGCCTCGCCGAGGACGGTCGCTGCAAGGCGTTCGCGGCCGCCGCGGACGGCACCGGATGGGGCGAGGGGGCCGGCGTGCTGCTGCTCGAACGGCTCTCCGACGCCCGCCGCAACGGCCACCCGGTGCTCGCCGTGCTGCGCGGCACCGCGGTCAACCAGGACGGCGCCTCGAACGGCCTGACCGCGCCCAACGGGCCGGCCCAGCAGCGGGTGATCGGAGCGGCGCTGGCGGCGGCGGGCCTGGCGCCCGACGAGGTCGACGCGGTCGAGGCGCACGGCACCGGCACCACGCTCGGCGACCCGATCGAGGCCCAGGCGCTGCTCGCCACCTACGGGCAGGGCCGTCCCGCCGACCGCCCGCTCCACCTCGGCTCGGTGAAGTCGAACATCGGCCACACCCAGGCCGCCGCCGGACTCGCCGGGCTGATCAAGATGGTGCTGGCGCTGCGCCACGGCCTGCTGCCGAGGACTCTGCACGTGGACGCGCCCTCCCCGCACGTGGACTGGTCCACCGGCGCGGTGTCCCTGCTGACCGAGCCGGTCGCCTGGCCGGAGACCGGACGGCCGCGCCGGGCGGCGGTCTCCGCGTTCGGGATCAGCGGCACCAACGCCCACGTCATCCTCGAACACGCGCCCGAGCCGGCGCCCGCCGAGGCCCCGGCCCGACCGTCGCCGTCGCACCCGTCGTCGCCGTCGTCGCCGGTGCCGATCCCGCTCTCCGCCCGGAGCACGGCGGCGCTGCGCGCCCAGGCCCGGCTGCTGCGCGGCCACCTCGACGCCCACCCCGGGCAGAGCCTCGCCGACCTCGGCCACTCGCTGGCCACCGGCCGTGCCGCGCTCACCCACCGGGCGGTGCTGCTCGCGGAGGACCGGGCGGGCCTGGCCACCGGCCTCGCCGCCCTCGAAGTCGGCCGACCGGCCGCCGGCCTGCTGGACGGCCGGGTGGCCCCGACCGCTCCGGTGGCCTTCCTCTTCACCGGCCAGGGCAGCCAACGCCCCGGCATGGGAAGGGAGTTGTACGAGTCGTTCGAGGTCTTCCGGGCGTCCTTCGACGAGACCTGCGCGGCACTCGAAGCACGGCTCGGCCACCCGCTGCGGGAGGTGGTCCTCGCCCCGGCCGGCTCCGCCGAGGCCGGCCCGCTCGACCGGACCGGCTACGCCCAGGCGGCGCTGTTCGCGCTGGAGGTCTCCCTCCACCGGCTGGTCGGCGCCCTGGGCCTGCGGCCGGACCTGGTGGCCGGCCACTCGGTCGGCGAACTGGCGGCCGCGCACGCCGCGGGCGTCTTCGACCTGGACGACGCCGCCGCGCTGGTCGCCGCCCGCGCCCGGCTGATGCAGCAACTGCCGCCCGGCGGCGCGATGGTGGCCGTCGAGGCGGGCGAGCAGGAGATCGCGGAGCTGGTCGCGGACCGCGCCGGGCAGGTGTCCGTCGCCGCGGTCAACGGACCCACCGCCACCGTGCTCTCGGGCGACGAGGACGCCGTCCTGGAACTCGCCGCCCGGCTGGCGGAACGGGGCCGGCGCACCAAGCGGCTGCGGGTCAGCCACGCGTTCCACTCCCCGCGCATGGACGACATGCTGGCGGCGTTCCGGGCCGAGGCCGAGCGGATCTCCTACCGTGCGCCCGACCTCCCCCTCGTCTCCAACCTGACCGGCGACCTGGCCGACCCGGCCGAACTGGCCACCGCCGACTACTGGGTGCGGCACGTCCGCCACGCGGTCCGCTTCGCCGACGGCGTCCGCAGCCTGGAACGGCAGGGCGCGCGCACCTTCGTCGAGCTCGGCCCGGACGGCGTGCTGAGCGCGCTGGCCCGGGACTGCCTCGTCGACCCCGGCGCGGCGCGGACCGTCCCGCTGCTGCGCGCCGACCGTCCGGACCGCGCCGCGCTGACCGCCGCGCTCGCCCAGCTGTACGTGCACGGGCTGCCGGTGGAACTGGACGGCCTGTGCGAGGGCGGCCGCCGGGTCGACCTGCCCGTCTACCCGTTCCAGGGCCGGGTCCACCGGCTGACCGCGACCCGCTCGCTGACCCGCTCCCCGGCGGCGCCCGCCACGGCCGGCGCCGCGCCGACGGCGGACCCGCTGGTCGAGGAGAAGCCGGACGAGGCCGAGACCGGGGCCGAAGCGCTGCGCCGGCGGCTGCGCGAGACTCCGGTGGCCGCCCGGACCGATCTGCTGGCCGACCTGGTCACCGGCCAACTCGCCGCTGTGCTGGGAGAGGTGGAGGAGATGGCCCGATCCGGCGAAGCCTTCAGTGAACGCGGACTCACCTCCCTCGGCATGGCCGAGCTGCGCAACCGGCTGCACGAGACGACCGGGGTCCGGCTCGCCCCGTCCGCGATCGTCGACCACCCGACCCCCGTCGCGCTGGCCGGCTACCTCGCCGCCCGCATCGTCGAGTCGCTGCCCGTCGACGAACTGCCCGTCGCACAGGTCCCGCCGGCCGACCGGCCGGAGACCGCCCCACCCGCGGCCGGCCCCGCCGGCTCCCCGCTGGTCACGCTCTTCCGGCAGGCGAGCCTGGCCGGCCGGGCCGGTGAGGGGCTGCGGCTGCTCGCCGCCGCCGCCCGCCTGCGGGACCAGCCGGACGGCCCGCCCGCCGCCCCGCGCCGCGACCGCTTCGCCACCGGCCCCGCCGACCCGCCGCTGGTCTGCTTCCCCTCGCTGGTCGCACCCGCGCACGCCTACCAGTACGCCCGGTTCGCCGCCCCCTTCCGGGGCCTGCGCGAGCTGACCGTGCTCTCACCGTCCGGCTACGCCCCCGGCGAGACCCTGCCCGACACGCTCGCGGAGCTCGTCGGGCAGCAGGTGGCGGCCGTACGCGCCGAACACGGCGACCGGCCGGTCGCGCTGCTCGGCTACTCCTCGGGGGGCTGGCTGGCGCAGGCCGTGGCCGAGGCGCTCGCCGAGGACGGCGGCGCGCCGTCCGCCGTCGTCCTGCTCGACACCCACCTGCCCGGCAGCGCGGGGCTCACCGCCCTGGAGTCGGCGATCTTCGGCGCCCTGGCCGACCGCGCCGACGTGGTCGAGCTGACCACCGACACCGGGCTGAGCGCCATGGGCCGCCACTTCGAGCTGTTCCGCGACTGGCGGCCGGCCCCGGTGGCGAGCCCGACCCTGCTGGTCCGGGCGACCAGCCCCCTCGCCGGAACCCCGGAGGACCGACCGGCCCCCCTGGCGTCCTGGCCCCACCGGCACCGAACCGTCGACGTGCCGGGCGACCACCTGACCATCATCGGCGACTCCGCAGCCTCGACCGGCCGTGCCGTCGAGACCTGGCTGTCCGGAGCGGAACGGGAGCGAGCGACACGATGA